The genomic interval CCGGCGGGGACTTTTTCACGCTTCGGCGGCACATCTTGTGCCGCCGTTTTCCTTTTTTCGGCGGGGAACGCAAATGCTTGTGGCCGGAAAAACCACAGTCGGCTTGACAGAATTGTCGGAAATTGCAAGAAAAAGGCGGGAATTTCTCCTTGCAATTTTTCCATCCTGCCACTATAATGAGGATTGCACGTGGGGCGAAGTGGTTTAAAAAGCATCAAAAGCCCACGCATGGGGCGCGAAAGTGCACGATTTCGGAGAAGGGGGGATGCAGCATGACCGGTATCTATCAGCATACGCTTGACGCCAAAGGCCGTCTGTTCATCCCGGCCAAGCTCCGTGAAGAACTGGGCGACACGTTCTATGTGACGGTCTCGCCCGAAAAGTGCCTGTCGGCCTACAGTCAGGAAAACTGGAAGGCGATCTCCGAGAAGGCGGCGGCCATGACCAATCTGCAGCAGCGCAAGGTGCGCCCGCTGTTCGCGTATGCGGCCCGCTGCGATCTCGACGGACAGGGACGTATCCTCCTGCCGCAGCACCTGCGTGAATTCGCCGGCCTGACCAAGAGCGTCACCGTGGTCGGCAGCAACAACCATGCGGAGTTCTGGGATAGCGCGCGCTGGGATGAGATCTGCCCGCTCGAGGCGCTGCCGGAGAACATCGCCGCCGTGATGGAGGAGCTGGATTTCTGATGGACGCCGGACATATCCCCGTGCTGCTGCACGAATGCATCGACAACCTGAACATCCGCCCCGACGGCATTTACGTGGACGGCACGCTCGGCATGGGCGGCCACTCCGAGCAGATCGCCGGCCGCCTGACGATCGGAACGCTCATCGGCATCGACCGCGACGAGACAGCGATTGCGCGCGCCGGCGCGCGGCTGGCCCCGTTCGGGGAACGCGTGCAGCTCGTGCACGGCAACTTCCGCGACACGGCCGCCATTCTCGACCGCCTCGGCATCGACGCCGTGGACGGCATGCTCTTTGACCTCGGCGTTTCCTCACCGCAGCTCGACGAGACGCAGCGCGGCTTTTCGTATATGCACGACGCGCCGCTCGATATGCGCATGGACGCGACCAGCGGCCTGAGCGCGTGGAACGTCGTCAACGAGTGGCCGGAGAATGAGCTCAAACGCATTTTGTATGAATACGGCGAGGAGCGCTATGCGCCTCGCATTGCCGGGGCGATCGTACGCGCCCGGGCGCAGCGGCCGATCTCGACCACGCTGGAGCTGGTCGATGTGATCCGCTCGGCCATGCCGGGCGCGGCGCTGCGCGAAAAGCAGCATCCCGCCAAGCGCAGCTTTCAGGCGATCCGCATCGCCGTGAACGACGAGCTGGCGGCGGTGCGCGAGATGATGGACACCGCGCCGGACAAGCTCCGCGTCGGCGGGCGGCTGTGCGTCATCAGCTTTCATTCCCTCGAGGACCGGATCGTCAAGACCGGCATCGCCCGGCGGGAGCACGGCTGCACCTGCCCGCGCGAGGCACCGGTGTGCACCTGCGGCTTTGTGCAGACGCTGCGCAGCGTCTCCCGCAAGCCGATCCTGCCCGGCGAGGAAGAATTGGAGTGTAACCCGCGCGCCCGCAGCGCGAAGCTGCGCGTTGCCGAGCGCGTCTGAGAAAGGAGCCGATCATGGCATCTCCTGCTTCGAAAAAACGCAATACCGCGCCCATGGACGGCAACGCGGCGTATGACCTGCACAGCACGGCTGCCGAAGAATACCGGTACAGTGCGCCGGTCGAGATGCCGCACGCTCCCCGGACGACGGAGGCCGTCGTCCCGGAGTCCGTTCCCACCCCCAAGCAGGCGATCGCCCCGCTGGCCGTGCTCGGCTTTGCCATTGCCGCCGTGCTGATCGTCGTGTCGCTGGTCGCGCGCGTGCAGCTCTCGCAGGCGTCGGCGGAGGTCTCGGCGCTGGAGAATCAGTATACCCAGCTGCAGGAGCAGCAAACGCGCCTGCGCATTGATTACGAGAGCGCGTTCAACCTCACGGAGATCGAGGATTACGCCATCCACGAGCTCGGCATGCAGAAGCCGCGCAGCGATCAGCTCTATTATATCAGCGGCGACGCCACGGACACGGCGGTGGTCCTTGACCAGAACGCGGCTGAACCGCTGAGCCTTGCCGACCGCCTCGGCGATTTCTTCTCTTCCATTTTGGAATATTTTCGATAAGCCAGCCTGTATGATAGTACTATCCCCGCAGGAACAAGGAGACAGACATGGCGAATGAAACTTCCGGGCGCCGGGACAACCGCGTGCCTTTTCGTGCAAGTACCAAAACACCGAATATCATGATGCTCCGCCGCACACGCTTCCTTTTGATTGTGTGCGGCATCCTTGCATTTGCTGTCCTTGGCATCAAGCTGTTCAATGTCATGATCGTACACCATGACGAGTACGAAAAAATGGCGATCGACCAGCAGGTGCGCACGACGGAGATCACGGCCTCGCGCGGCGCGATCTACGATACGAACGGCAAGATCCTGGCCATGAACGCCTCGGCCGATACGATCTTCATCAGCCCGGCCGAGATCGTCAAGAACAAAGAAGATCCGCAGCTGATCGCGCGCGAACTTTCCGAGATCCTCGACGTCGATTATGATAAGATCCTGGCCATGACGAAGAATACCGACCGCTGGTATGAGGTCGTCAAGCGCAAGGTCGAGCCGGAAGTGTCGGAAAAAGTGCGCGCGTTCAAGAAGGAGAACAACCTCACCGGCGTGAAGATCGAGCCGGACACGAAGCGCTATTACCCCTACGGCAATCTGGCCGCGCACGTCATCGGCTTCGTCGGGCAGGACAACAACGGCCTCTACGGCCTGGAGCAGCGCTATGACAGCTATCTGACCGGCAGCGCCGGGCGCATCATCCGCGCGACGGATAACCGCGGCACGGATATGCTCTTTGTCAACTACGAGGACTACTACGATGAGACAAAGGGCGACGACATGAACCTGACCATCGACGCCACGATCCAGTATTACCTCGAAAAGCACCTGCAGCAGGCGGTCGAGGACTACGACGTGCAAAATGGCGCCGCGGCCATCGCCATGGACCCCAACAGCGGCGCCATTCTCGGCATGGTCTCGCTCGGCAACTTTGACCTGAACGACTATCAGAAGGTCAGCGACAAGGATCAGGAGGGCATCGACGCCGAAACGAATCCCGACAAGAAGGCCGAGATGCTCTCCGCCGCGCAGACGAAGCAGTGGCGCAACAAGGCCCTGTCGGACACCTACGAGCCCGGCTCGACGTTCAAGATCATCACGCTGGCCATGGCGCTCGAAGAGGGCGTGGTCAATGAAAATTCGTCGTTTTACTGCGGCGGCAGCACGAACGTACTCGGCCGTACCGATCCGCTCAAGTGCTGGAAAACGACCGGCCACGGCAGTCAGAACCTGACGCAGGCCATCCAGCACTCGTGCAACGTGGCGCTCGTGCAGATCGGCCAGCTCATCGGCGCACGCACCTTCTACAAGTACGCCGAGGCGTTCGGCTTCCTGAATTTGACCAGCAACGTGGACAGCAACCTCACCGCCAAGACCGGCATCGACATGTCCGGCGAGAGCGGCAGCATCTGGTGGAGCCAGAACACGTTCTACGACCCGGAGAACCTCTCCCAGCTCGCGGCGGCCTCCTTCGGCCAGACGTTTACGATCACGCCGCTGCAGCTCATCACGGCAGTCAGCGCCTGCGTCAACGGCGGCTATCTCATGAAGCCGTACGTCGTCAAGAGC from Clostridiales bacterium carries:
- the mraZ gene encoding division/cell wall cluster transcriptional repressor MraZ, translating into MTGIYQHTLDAKGRLFIPAKLREELGDTFYVTVSPEKCLSAYSQENWKAISEKAAAMTNLQQRKVRPLFAYAARCDLDGQGRILLPQHLREFAGLTKSVTVVGSNNHAEFWDSARWDEICPLEALPENIAAVMEELDF
- the rsmH gene encoding 16S rRNA (cytosine(1402)-N(4))-methyltransferase RsmH → MDAGHIPVLLHECIDNLNIRPDGIYVDGTLGMGGHSEQIAGRLTIGTLIGIDRDETAIARAGARLAPFGERVQLVHGNFRDTAAILDRLGIDAVDGMLFDLGVSSPQLDETQRGFSYMHDAPLDMRMDATSGLSAWNVVNEWPENELKRILYEYGEERYAPRIAGAIVRARAQRPISTTLELVDVIRSAMPGAALREKQHPAKRSFQAIRIAVNDELAAVREMMDTAPDKLRVGGRLCVISFHSLEDRIVKTGIARREHGCTCPREAPVCTCGFVQTLRSVSRKPILPGEEELECNPRARSAKLRVAERV
- a CDS encoding cell division protein FtsL, with amino-acid sequence MASPASKKRNTAPMDGNAAYDLHSTAAEEYRYSAPVEMPHAPRTTEAVVPESVPTPKQAIAPLAVLGFAIAAVLIVVSLVARVQLSQASAEVSALENQYTQLQEQQTRLRIDYESAFNLTEIEDYAIHELGMQKPRSDQLYYISGDATDTAVVLDQNAAEPLSLADRLGDFFSSILEYFR
- a CDS encoding penicillin-binding transpeptidase domain-containing protein — translated: MMLRRTRFLLIVCGILAFAVLGIKLFNVMIVHHDEYEKMAIDQQVRTTEITASRGAIYDTNGKILAMNASADTIFISPAEIVKNKEDPQLIARELSEILDVDYDKILAMTKNTDRWYEVVKRKVEPEVSEKVRAFKKENNLTGVKIEPDTKRYYPYGNLAAHVIGFVGQDNNGLYGLEQRYDSYLTGSAGRIIRATDNRGTDMLFVNYEDYYDETKGDDMNLTIDATIQYYLEKHLQQAVEDYDVQNGAAAIAMDPNSGAILGMVSLGNFDLNDYQKVSDKDQEGIDAETNPDKKAEMLSAAQTKQWRNKALSDTYEPGSTFKIITLAMALEEGVVNENSSFYCGGSTNVLGRTDPLKCWKTTGHGSQNLTQAIQHSCNVALVQIGQLIGARTFYKYAEAFGFLNLTSNVDSNLTAKTGIDMSGESGSIWWSQNTFYDPENLSQLAAASFGQTFTITPLQLITAVSACVNGGYLMKPYVVKSIVNSDGEAVVSNSPTVVRQVVSEQTSATVRQILEQVVGDPVDGTGKNAYVAGYRIGGKTGTSEKVAQDAAGGAKEYIVSFIGFAPADDPQIVILVLLDTPSNSTGIYISGGQMAAPVVGKMMADILPYLGVEPSYSETEKTHMDKTVPNVTGLSVEQAKAALAEVGLQVRIYGDGSTITAQLPGSGAVVANGSTILLYAGKEPSADKETMPDLSNLSYQTARDRMAALGLYIKTSSSITDTAAQVISGQSVAAGTQIDHGTVVEVTLVTSDSGMLGRY